In Leuconostocaceae bacterium ESL0723, the following proteins share a genomic window:
- a CDS encoding MFS transporter: protein MFSFLQPAAPAARKVPPSQVASSYRLHQVGVLISLSLGYIGYYIIRLIFATEQNDIMAQYGFTTAEIGLVLSCFGIGYGTSKLLMGALADKSHTTRYLATGLIISAILNIGLGSTKNLYLMMLLMLIMSVAQGMGGAACQRGIQLWWGKKWRGTIYAIWASAHNAGAFACVAVVQIATFFFTGSIAAVFYTASAVSILIAILVLILGTDRPEAVGLPNVAKYTGDKVVLSDGQLSEDDQTDQPMMAVFIQYILKNPMVWAIALTSMSLYIVRYGIMSWIPSYLVENKGFSADFAKWLIGIFELAAVPGVILIGLISDLLKDRRGLVCLVSVIGLIGCLMTYFTSTNHGLIVVTLFIMGTLIYAPLALVGLMVNEAVPKFAVGTSTGFTGFFQYIFGETLATALIGILVHHYGWIASDIVLYSAAGLSVLLLIYITIKEARDQKRARQRT from the coding sequence ATGTTTTCATTTTTGCAGCCGGCCGCCCCTGCGGCCCGAAAGGTTCCCCCGAGTCAAGTTGCTAGCAGTTACCGCCTGCACCAGGTTGGAGTCCTAATTTCTTTGTCCTTAGGCTATATTGGCTACTACATTATCCGCCTGATTTTTGCTACCGAACAAAATGACATCATGGCCCAGTACGGTTTTACTACCGCTGAAATCGGCCTGGTCCTCTCCTGCTTTGGGATTGGTTACGGCACGTCTAAGTTACTGATGGGTGCTTTAGCTGATAAGAGTCACACGACTAGATATCTAGCAACCGGGCTGATTATTTCAGCCATCTTAAACATCGGCCTGGGTTCAACTAAGAACCTGTACCTGATGATGCTCCTGATGCTGATTATGTCGGTAGCCCAGGGCATGGGCGGCGCGGCCTGCCAACGGGGCATTCAGCTTTGGTGGGGTAAAAAGTGGCGTGGTACCATCTATGCCATCTGGGCTTCGGCCCACAATGCCGGTGCCTTTGCCTGCGTGGCCGTGGTCCAAATCGCTACCTTCTTTTTCACCGGGTCGATTGCAGCCGTCTTCTACACGGCCTCCGCGGTCTCAATCTTGATTGCCATCTTGGTTCTGATTTTAGGGACCGACCGGCCGGAAGCGGTCGGCCTACCCAACGTGGCTAAGTACACCGGTGATAAGGTAGTTTTGAGTGATGGTCAGCTCAGTGAAGATGATCAGACTGACCAGCCAATGATGGCCGTCTTTATCCAGTACATCCTTAAGAACCCGATGGTCTGGGCGATTGCCCTGACCTCGATGTCCCTGTACATTGTTCGTTACGGGATTATGAGCTGGATTCCCAGCTACCTAGTTGAAAACAAGGGCTTCTCGGCTGATTTTGCTAAGTGGTTGATTGGTATTTTCGAACTAGCGGCCGTACCCGGTGTAATTTTGATTGGCCTGATTTCAGACCTGCTCAAGGACCGTCGGGGGCTGGTTTGCCTGGTCTCAGTCATTGGCCTAATTGGTTGCCTAATGACCTACTTCACCAGTACGAACCATGGTCTCATCGTCGTCACCCTCTTTATCATGGGTACACTCATCTATGCGCCCCTGGCCCTGGTCGGCCTGATGGTTAACGAGGCCGTGCCTAAGTTTGCCGTAGGCACCTCGACTGGTTTTACTGGTTTCTTCCAGTATATTTTTGGTGAAACCCTGGCAACGGCTCTGATTGGCATCCTGGTACACCACTACGGCTGGATTGCCAGTGACATTGTCCTCTACTCGGCCGCTGGTCTGTCCGTCCTCCTGCTGATTTACATCACGATTAAGGAAGCCCGTGACCAGAAACGGGCCCGTCAAAGGACATAA